TCTGTCTTGATAAAGTGAATCCAAAGCTCTTGATGTGGAGAATTGTCTGCATGTTTTTCCACAAACACAATATTTTCTGACTGCCTGGTTATCCAATCTTTCTCCAAAGACCTCCAACAGATAATTCAGTTACCAGAAGTTTGTACTGTTCATTCACAAACGGCTTGTTTGGATATGCTATTTTGGATTGTTTAATCACTGCCAGTAATACATAATGGTGATAACATGGGTGGCTGTGGGAATGGATTGCAAATCGCTGCATGTGACAGATCCAGCCATAAGGACTGGCTAAAAGAGTAGGGTATTTGACCAGAATGAGATGGTGAGAGCCTAGAATGTGTTAGTTGTTTTCAGAGAAACACAGGGGGCCTTTGTGCTTCATTGTGTTGCCTACTCCCTGTCAGTGGCAGAAGCTTGGCCAGCTGGTCTAAAGCCCATCGCCACAGGCCTTCCTCACTGTAGCTGACATGGCATATCACAACGATGGCAGTATACTAATCAAAACTGGAACTGGCGAGTACCCTGACCTTAGGCTAACAAGGCTATAGTAAAGGCCCTCCAGTGCAAAGTAGGAAAAGCAAAACAATtggtgtagcctagtggttagcacgttggactagtaaccgaaaggttgcaagatcgaatccccgagctgacaagctagttaacccactgttcctaggcagtcattggaaaataagaatttgttcttaactaacttgcctaattaaataaaggtaaagtactttgttttttcattcacatttacCCCAATGTCGCACtctgtattagacctcctcctagGATGCTTCATTACTAGGCTACCTCACAGGCTAAAGGGATTTAACCTTGAATGTTTAATTTGAACATCTGGTGTCATTCTTCTACTGCAGTGTTGCAGGTACACAATGGGCTGTTTTTCCTCCCAATGTTCTGCTTTAGTTGAGGAAACTGCTGTTGGCTTGTATCTACAGTAGAGGTCACTGTTTGAGACAAGTGCTTCTTGAACAATCCAGAGttttctctagttctctctcctgTATAAGTGACTATTCAAAATGGGCATAAGCAATATCTGAATACCTTTTACTGAGTTATTTCACAGCTACACATCTCAGGATAAGATTGGTGAATGAAGTTGTCCTATGAAGGCTTGTATGTACCTTGGGACTGAAGGCGTCCACAGGCTTCCCAGACGAAACAGTTCGGTTGAGTTCCTGCATATAttatgtttttgttcattttttgACTTTTCTGGCGGCAAGCTGAAGTTTGGAGCAAAAGTCTACGCCCACTTGtaggtgattggtcaacagtggGGTTTCTTCAAAGTTTTTGTTGTTCAATAAGTGGTACTTTTTCAttgaaatactgcaccaaacagtTCATGTAAACTTGTATGAGGTCTCCTTGGCAGAAACATCACTAAGAAATCTGTCATTTAATGTTTTTCAGATTCATTCTGatttattttgaggaagtgtactgGCTACGGTGTCTCAATGGACAAACGGTACTATGGCCACCTTCTCATTTTTCATGCGTAGGTCTAGTGTGGCTATGAACACCTAGTGTTGTGAGCTGTTAACTTGTTGTCTATCTCCCACTTCTCtgaacagccattgaagagtacAAGCCCCAGGATGCCACCACCAACCCCTCCCTCATCCTGGCTGCTGCCAAGATGGCCGCCTACCAGCATCTGGTCGACCAGGCCATCAAATACGGCATCGCCAAGGGCGGGTAAGATGGGCACTCTGAAATGTTTACAACCCCTACCCTTTCAATGATTGGTGAAATAAGCTCATGTAATCATATTGCAACTCTGCACTGCTTCTACATTTGTATAGTAGTTCAGTGACTCCACTGACCTCCCCTTTTAAACAATGGGATTTCGAGTGAACAAAGAACCAGGCGTTTTCCCTTTGCTCAAGATAAGTGTTGACAATGCAGGTGCCCTGAGGGTGCTGATCAGTCTGCCTTGCCTCGCACATGCCTGCAAACTACATGTGTTTCACGGTCTCTTCGCCCCATTATGAACATTGTCTTGCTGACTGACAACTTTGAAGTGTGCATTTGCAACTGGCGCCTATCATTTAGTCTAAAGAACAAATATTTCCAAGCCACTAAAGTAAATCTGAAGACATCAGTTTTGGCTTTCCTATTCATTATTTGCCTTGTTTAGAATGTTGTATTTCCAAGCCTCTAGTGTACTTTAGAGAATAATCAATGCCAAATCGAATGCATTGAGTAGGATTGAGGTGAGAACATGAATACTGGAAAGTGAATGAACATTTAAAGTTTATTACAGCACTTAATAAACTGGAtagtttgagccctgaatgctgatagaCATTCCACAGCTGTTGACCTGACTGTACCACCGGtataaactttattttttttactgctctGATTACTTTAAGTTTAatcgcaataaggcaccttgaTTTGTTATGTGGCCAATATGCTAAGGTTTGTATACAGACACTTGTGTCGGGCATtaaaacagcccttagctgtgatgtattttggccatataccacaccccctgggTCTTACTGCTTAAATATGCACATtaacaacacctgctctttccatgtgactgaccaggtgaaagatgtGAGCCCAtgttgtcacttgttaaatccacttcaatctgacagagttcagtgtcaAATCTTAGAGCCTGTTGtctgggcctctggcagtctctatggggtgccacggttcaattcttgggccgactcttctctgtatatatcgctcttgctgctggtgagtcactgatccacctctatgcagacgacaccatgcTCTTCAACCGTATGCTACcggcccgcccgtccagcatcactactctggatggttctgacttagagtaTGTGgagaactacaaatacctaggtgtctggctagactgtaaactctccttccagactcacattaagcatctccaatccaaagttaaatctagaattggcttattttgcaacaaagcatccttcactcatgctgccaaacatgccaTCATAAAACTGtccatcttaccgatcctcgattTTGGTGCTGTCATTTACAAGagagcctccaacaccctactcaacaaattggatgcagtctatcacagtgccatcttgtcaccaaagccccatatactaaccaccactgcgacctgtacgctctcgttggctgaccctcacttcatactcgttgccaaacgcactggctccaggtcatctacaagaccctgctaggttaagtcccgccttatctctgctcgctggtcaccatggctgcacccacccgtagcacgcggtccagcaggtatatctcacttgtcacccccaaagccaattcctcctttggccgcctctccttccagttctctgctgccaatgactggaacgaactacaataATCTCAAACTGGAAACGctaatctccctcactagctttaagcaccaactgtcagagcagctcacagatcactgcacctgtacatagcccatctgtaaatagcctaaaCAACTAccacttcccctactgtatttattttgcaccccagtatttctactttgcagacatctactgtcaaatctaccattccagtgttttaattggtatattgtatttacttagccaccatggcctatttattgcctttacctcatctcacctcatttgctcacattgtatatagacttatttttctactgtatgttttactccatgtgtaactctgtcaaactgctttgctttcttggccaggtcgcagttgtaaatgagaacttgttctcaacttgcctacctggttaaataaaatcagTGTAGACAGGGAGCAGACTGGTCAAGGAggtgggggtgcaactcaatgtcTGGTGTACTCCAAGTGATTACTTGGTTAATAAATCCTTAGTCTACTGCTGAAAGCTATGCTTGAGGTATTGCACCTCACCAGTATCCTGTTCCTGTGTCTCATCAGATCTGAGGAGGAGCAGGTCACCAACACCATGGACAAGCTGTTTGTGAGCTTCGGCCTGGAGATCCTGAAGAAGATCCCAGGCAGGGTCTCCACGGAGGTAGACGCCAGGTACAGGAAGCCTCCTGCGCCGCTCGGGCCTACATAAGTCGCTCAtgacgtgtttttttttttatctgtcgaCACCAGCTATCAGAATAACACCCACTCATACATTTTCAATATAAACGTCTGAACATAGAAATTGATAATGGCTATGGGGAATGTTTCATATGAAATTACAGGTAAAAAGACATTTGATTCCACAAAGTAGCTGAATAGACTTGGTGCCTCAAATGCAACCTGGAGCCTTTACAGATCAGGGTAGCAAATTGATCCTTTAAGTTGACTCTCTCACTGAACAAAGTCTTTCACGTTCACAGCAGAGCCTCAGACTCAAATGACTGGTATGGAGTCCACATAAAACGGCTCTACCAAATAGTAAGCGTTTAATATTTAGATCGACTAACTCAACCTCTTCCACTTGACATTAGGCTTTCGTACGATAAGGATGAGATGGTGTCTCGGGCCCTGGGGCTCATTGCCTTGTACGAAGAGGCTGGTATCAAGAAGGACCGTGTTCTCATCAAGCTCTCCTCAACATGGGAAGGCATCCAGGCTGGCAGGTGTGTGAGATGGGGAAGGACATGAGTCATCTACCTTAGAGGCATTTTGTCACAGTAAAGTAGAATATTTTCAAAACATGTTTGTTTTGCCAAAACTGTAATTTGATGCAAATGGTTAAACAATTTGCCTCCAACCTAGAAATAATTTTAGTGTCAATCTAAGAAATGTTGGCTTTGACAGCCATGGAAGCACAGTGAAGCTCTGCTGTTAACTGTCCTTTAATGTGCCTGTcaatgtgtgtgtacctgcagggAGCTGGAGGAGAAGCACGGGGTCCACTGCAACATGACCCTGCTGTTCTCCTTCGCCCAGGCAGTGGCCTGCGCCGAGGCCAAAGTCACCCTCATTTCACCCTTTGTGGGCCGTATCATGGACTGGTACAAGGAGAACACTGACCAGAAGAGCTACGAGGCCCATGAGGACCCAGGTATGGGCTGACTGAGCCACCATTTGATAGCATGAGTGTTAGCTTCTAAACTTTAGGTTGTCCTCAACAGTCCCAGACCTTACGAGTATAAATAAGATGCCTGGTGACATGGGTGTATTGACTTCATTACTGCACTGGAGTGGCTTTATTAGgcataaacatttattttgttttcTTCCCTCAGGTGTGATCAGTGTGACCAAGATCTACAACCACTACAAGAAGTATGACTATACCACGGTGGTGATGGGAGCTTCATTCAGGAACACCGGGGAGGTCAAGGCCTTGGCCGGCTGTGACCTGCTTACCATTTCCCCCGGCCTCCTGGGAGAGCTGAGCAAAGACCACAGCACAGTCACACCAATGCTCACGGTTCAGAAAGGTAACAGGACTCATTGCTACCCCCTACAGGATACTAGTATGACCTCACTGCCCCTCCCTGGAACAGTTGAGAATGAACATGTGTTTTGCTAGCACATTGTGGTTGTCAGATGTGCTgaatactgtgaaatgcttacttataagcatctatccaacaatgcagttaagatgacatttactaaataaaataacaatgaggctatatacagggggtatccgTCCCGagccaatgtgcaggggtacaggttagtccatCTAAACAgtcctggtggccatttgattgttcagcagtcttaaggCGTGGGGTAGAAActattaaggagccttttggacttgGTGCCCCAGTACAGTAGCAGTGAACAGtctgactagggtgactggagtctgacaatttttgggggtGGGTGAccttcatctgacaccgcctCGTGtatagatcctggatggcaggaagcttggcctcagtgacatactgggccgtacgcactaccctctgtagcgcctttaTGGTCGGCtgccgagcagttgctataccaggtgGTGACACAACCATGCTCTCGACGGTGTAGCTCttgaactttgaggatctggggaccaatgCCACATTTTCAGTCTCTGGGGGGGTCGTGGGGGGGGGTCGTGCCCTCAACTGTCTTGGTGTCTGGACCATGATAATTTGGTgctgtggacaccaaggaccttgACATTCTTAACCTGCTcacctacagccctgtcgatgagaatgggggtgtgctcgggcCTCTTTCCTGTCATCCACAATCATATCCTTTGTCTTGagcacgttgagggagaggttgttgtcctggcaccacacggccagtcTCTGACCTCGGTAAACTTAAGGCTGGTGTTGGCGTTGTGCTTGGCCAAGCAGTcatgggagtacaggaggggactgagcacgcaccactgGGGATCAGTGTAGCAGATGTGTTGCCTACCATTGCCACCTggaggtccaggatccagttgcagatggaggtgttttgtcccagggtcctttgcttTGTAGGTGGTCCTTTTGACCAGGTTTTgcaaggacagtgtggagtgcaatagctTGCATCTGTATGTGAATTGGGGTGGGTCTGGGGCAAAGTGCAGGCCCTGGGCATCTCAATCTGGCCCgtgagatttaaaaaatatttttttatgaataTGACCCCGtttccccaattttgtggtatccaattggtagttggtcttgtcccatcactgcaactcccgtaaggTCTCAAGAGGCGACagttgagagccgtgcgtcctcaaACTTGACCcggccaagccacactgcttcttgacacaatgcttgtTTTTAAACCAAAGCCAGCCGCagcaatgtgtcagaggaaacgccGTACACCTGGTGACTGTCAGCGTGCATGCGTCCAGCCTGCCACGAGTCGCtagagcatgatgggacaaggGAATCTTGACctgccaattgtgcgctgcctcatgggtctccagtCACGGCCACCTGTGACAGGGCTTGGGATCAAACCcagggctgtagtgacgcctcgagcCCTGcaacgcagtgccttagactgctgcgccactcgggaggcccccacAAATAGATTTTTAACAGACCATTGGTCCCCCAAAAGGCAGCCCTCAAATTCAAAATCCTGATGTGGCCCTCAGGCCTATgtttgcccatccctggtctaggGTTCCTGGGATGACTGGCcttttcaaagtacttcatggctactgatgtgagtgctactgggcggtagtcatttaggcatctttgctttcttgggcacagatTTTTGTGTAGATGTCAGGCCTGGTTTCCAATATGTTACCGGTGTTTGTCTGGCTTAATGAACCAATAGAATAGTGTTAACTGCAAACCCTGAACATATTGCACCCCAGGCAGTCTAGTGTGAACTCTGAAAGTATTTGAAGTGTTTCAAATGGTGTTCCATCTCAGGTCTGGTCCATGCCGGTGTCGTTATAACTTTGGTTCATATTCTAATGGAACTCTCACTGCATCATATGGGTTCAGTGATGCAGTAAATATACTATCAGTGATGTATCATGGTTGTGACAGAGGGTTACATGTTATCTAAGCACATGGAAGAAGCGATCTTCCCTTACACTTTAACTCTAGATTGTATCTTCAGGACTCCTACACAATGCTGTGACTGTAATCTGCGTTCTCACACTCCGGCTTTGTTTTGAATGTTAACCTGCTCAAAGCGTCAGATGGGAACAAGGGGCTGATGGGAGGGATGTGGGTGTCATGCACCAGACACAATGTTTCCTCAGAAAGCAGAGGGTAACCATGTACTGTATGAATAAGCACTAATTCAAGCCAAATATTTTGGCTACTTTTAAAACTTGAGTTTTGTTCAAttaaactttattttaagaacaatTTGAATTGGTGCGAACTGTCATGCAGTTCAAGGAAAGCTGGTGAAGTAGGTCTACTTGGGTGACCCCTTGCGGTAGCATCTGAGCCCCATAAGTTACTGTTACACACTAGCAGGTCAAAGACCAAGTTTTTGTTAGACCCCTCCTAAGGAGAACTTGCTGAAGCCCCTTCAACATTGGTTATGCAGTCTCTGAGTAGGAATGTTTCATAACCATTTTGTTTATTAGTCTCAACAATTTGAACCGTGGGCAACAATGGCTGTAGTTCACAAACCTACAGAGCAAAACCAAATTCATTATGTATTTAGGAACTCCTGTGtatttcaatgtctgctttatctTTGAGGCTTCTTAAATGGATGCTCATGTCTCTTCCCCTGGGCCAGGTCTGCATTGAAAAGGGGTATTTATCCTGCATCCCAGTGCAGACATTGTTTCCTTCATTATACACCTGAAACCATTGAGGGGATAATGAGCTCCTCTCTAAGTAAAACCATATGCCGTAAGCATTCTGGTAGATTGCAGCCATACTACCAGTCCTTCAAAGGCCTGGGGACGGGGACAACATAATCACATTGGACCAAGGATGAATGAAACTAATGGCAATTCCTTACATCTCACTTTTTTGTCCCCTGTTTAGCCAAGGCCTGTGATTTGGAGAAGGTTCACCTGGATGAGAAAGAATTCCGCTGGCAA
The genomic region above belongs to Oncorhynchus mykiss isolate Arlee chromosome 6, USDA_OmykA_1.1, whole genome shotgun sequence and contains:
- the LOC110526102 gene encoding transaldolase, with protein sequence MSSVSPDKRRKMESALEQLKKHTVVVADTGDFNAIEEYKPQDATTNPSLILAAAKMAAYQHLVDQAIKYGIAKGGSEEEQVTNTMDKLFVSFGLEILKKIPGRVSTEVDARLSYDKDEMVSRALGLIALYEEAGIKKDRVLIKLSSTWEGIQAGRELEEKHGVHCNMTLLFSFAQAVACAEAKVTLISPFVGRIMDWYKENTDQKSYEAHEDPGVISVTKIYNHYKKYDYTTVVMGASFRNTGEVKALAGCDLLTISPGLLGELSKDHSTVTPMLTVQKAKACDLEKVHLDEKEFRWQHNEDRMAVEKLSDGIRKFAADAIKLETMIKEKMLNVKNGQ